From Nerophis lumbriciformis linkage group LG39, RoL_Nlum_v2.1, whole genome shotgun sequence, one genomic window encodes:
- the ppm1bb gene encoding protein phosphatase 1bb isoform X2 has translation MGAFLDKPKTEKHSAHGEGNSLSYGLSSMQGWRVEMEDAHTAVVGLPHGLTDWSFFAVYDGHAGSRVANYCSGHLLEHILSGGAEFGSGPGSVEGVKDGIRAGFLKIDEYMRSFADLRQGLDRSGSTAVCVLLSPTHLYFINCGDSRAVLSRDSKVGFSTQDHKPCNPREKERIQKAGGSVMIQRVNGSLAVSRALGDYDYKSVDGKGPTEQLVSPEPEVCVLERAAEGDEFIVLACDGIWDVMSNEELCDFVRSRLLVCDDLEKVCNSVVDTCLHKGSRDNMSVVLVCLPGAPKISEEAVKKEEELDKYLEARVEELLTNCGEAGTPDLVTVLRSIATENIPNLPPGGGLVSKRSVIEAVYNKLNPHKEEEGCAGEMEDPC, from the exons ATGGGTGCGTTCCTGGACAAGCCGAAGACGGAGAAGCACAGCGCCCACGGCGAAGGCAACAGTCTGAGCTATGGCCTGAGCTCCATGCAGGGATGGCGGGTGGAGATGGAGGACGCCCACACGGCCGTGGTAGGCCTCCCCCACGGACTCACCGACTGGTCCTTCTTTGCCGTCTATGACGGCCACGCGGGCTCGCGGGTGGCCAACTATTGCTCTGGCCACCTGCTGGAACACATTCTGTCGGGGGGAGCAGAGTTCGGATCCGGGCCGGGCTCCGTGGAAGGCGTGAAGGACGGCATTCGTGCCGGTTTTCTGAAAATTGACGAGTACATGCGGAGCTTCGCCGACCTGCGGCAGGGCTTGGACCGCAGCGGTTCGACAGCAGTTTGCGTGCTGCTCAGCCCCACCCACCTCTACTTCATAAACTGTGGAGACTCACGGGCCGTGCTGAGCCGAGACAGCAAAGTGGGCTTCTCCACCCAGGACCACAAGCCCTGCAACCCGCGCGAAAAGGAGCGAATCCAGAAGGCCGGAGGCTCGGTCATGATCCAGAGGGTGAATGGCTCCCTGGCCGTATCCCGGGCCCTGGGGGACTATGACTACAAAAGCGTGGATGGTAAAGGCCCCACGGAGCAGCTGGTGAGCCCCGAGCCTGAGGTGTGCGTTCTAGAGCGGGCTGCCGAAGGCGACGAGTTTATTGTGCTGGCGTGCGACGGGATCTGGGACGTCATGTCTAACGAGGAGCTGTGCGACTTTGTGCGCTCGCGACTTCTGGTGTGCGACGACTTGGAGAAAGTTTGTAACTCGGTGGTGGACACCTGCTTGCACAAG GGGAGCAGAGACAACATGAGCGTCGTCTTGGTATGTCTACCCGGAGCGCCCAAGATCTCAGAGGAGGCTGTGAAGAAAGAGGAGGAATTAGACAAATACCTGGAGGCCCGCGTAGAGG AGCTGCTTACAAACTGCGGCGAGGCCGGGACCCCCGACCTGGTGACTGTGCTGCGGAGCATCGCCACAGAGAACATCCCCAATCTTCCACCGGGTGGCGGCCTGGTTAGCAA